In Bradyrhizobium guangdongense, the sequence TGATGGCGCCGTTGAGCGCCAGCTTCATGTTGCCGGTGCCGGAGGCTTCCATGCCGGCGGTCGAGATCTGTTCGGACAGGTCGGCCGCCGGAATGATCACTTCCGCGAGACTGACATTGTAGTCGGGAAGGAACACGACCTTGAGCTTGCCGCCGATCGAGGGATCGTTGTTGACGATTTCGGCGACGTCGTTGATCAGCTTGATGATCAGTTTTGCGTACTTGTAGCTCGCCGCCGCCTTGCCGGCGAAGATCTTCACCCGCGGCACCCAGTTGCCGTTGGGATCGTCCTTGATCGACTGATACAGTGCGACCGTCTCGATGATGTTGAGGAGCTGGCGCTTGTATTCGTGGATGCGCTTGATCTGCACGTCGAACAAAGCGGTCGGATCGACCTTGATCCCGAGCCGTTCGCCGATCAGGCGCGCCAGCGCCGTCTTGTTGTGAAGCTTGACGCTACGGAATTTCTTCTGGAACTCGACGTCGCTGGCGCGGGACTCGATCTGCGAGAGCTGCGTCGGATCGTCGAGCACGGCATCGCCGCAGACCTCGCGTAACAGGTCTGTGAGCCTCGGATTCGCCAGCATCAGCCAGCGGCGGAAGGTGATGCCGTTGGTCTTGTTGGTGATACGCCCGGGATAGAGATGATTGAGATCGTGGAACACGGTCTCGCGCATCAGGTCCGAATGCATCGCCGAGACGCCGTTGATGCGGTGCGAGCCGACGAAGGCGAGCTGGCCCATGCGGACGCGGCGTCCGCTCTTCTCGTCAATCAGCGAAACCGAGGCGCGGAAATCGATGTCGCCGGGCGCGCGCGCTTCGGCGAGCGCAAGGTGCTGGACGTTGATGCGGTAGATGATCTCGAGATGACGCGGCAACAGCCGCTCGAACAGCTCGACTGGCCAGGTCTCCAGCGCCTCGGGAAGCAGGGTGTGGTTGGTATAAGAGAGGGTGGCGACCGTGATCTTCCAGGCCTCGTCCCAGCGGAAATTGTGGAGATCGACGAGGATGCGCATCAGCTCGGTGACGGCGAGGCTCGGATGGGTGTCGTTGAGCTGCACCGCGACCTTGGACGACAGGCTGCGCAGCTGGCCGTCGGAGGCGAGGTGCCGCTTGACCAGATCCTGGAGCGAGGCCGAGACGAAGAAATATTCCTGGCGCAAGCGCAGCTCGCGTCCCGCCGGGCTCTCGTCGTTCGGATAGAGGAATTTGCAGATGGCTTCGGCGCGCGACTGCTCGGCGCTGGCGCTGACATAGTCGCCCATGTTGAAGGCGTCGAGCTTCAAGGGATCGGGCGAGCGCGCCGACCATAGCCGCAGCGCGTTGACGTGCTGGCCACGCCAGCCGACGATCGGCGTGTCATAGGCGATCGCCTGCACGGTCTCGGCCGGATGCCAGATCGCGCGGTCGCGGCCCTTGTCGTCGATATGCTCGACGCCGCCGCCGAAATTGACGTCGTAGATGACTTCCGGCCGCTGCAATTCCCAGGGGTTGCCGAAGCCGAGCCATTCGTCGGGATATTCCTGCTGCCAGCCCTGATTGATGATCTGCCGGAACAGGCCATAATCGTAGCGGATGCCGTAGCCGATCGCGGGGATCGACAGCGTCGCCATGCTCTCCATGAAGCAGGCGGCGAGACGGCCGAGGCCGCCATTGCCGAGCGCGGCATCCGGCTCGCATTTGCGCAACTCGGGCAGCGACACGCCGAGATCGCCGAGCGCGACCTCGAAGATCTTGAGCAGCCCCATATTGTTCAGCGCGTCGGTGAAGAGGCGGCCGATCAGGAATTCGAGCGAGAGATAATAGACGCGCTTGCGGCCGGCGTCGTAGCTGTGCTTCTCGACCGTGAGCCAGCGGTGCACGATCCGGTCGCGCAGCGCGAGCGCTGCGGCCTGGTACCAATCGTGCTTGGTCGCCATGCCCGCATCCTTGCCGATAGCAAGGCGCAGCTTCGCCAGGATCGTGCCCTTGATCTCAGCCAGCGCGAGTTCGTCGATGGGCTGGCCGGCCGCGGGCGAATTTGGCTGGAACGATTGATCTTGCAAGGCCGTCACTTCCTGGTCGACAGAAACACCACTGAACCTACGCGTCTTGCCCCTGCACCGGAACCATCGCTGGCGCGGCCATGCACAACTGCGCTGGCGCAAAATTATGCAAGGAACGGGCCGCTTTGGAAACCCGGAGCAGCACGGAGGAACGCCGATTTGGTGCTAGAATGAGCACAGATTCAGCCATCACTGTGGAGGAAACGCCCCATGAAACCGCTGCTGCGACTGCTGATCGAAATCACCACGGCTGCGCTGCTGGTCGTCTGTATCACCGCCTCCAGCGCCGCCTTTGCCGCCGGCAAGATGGGGCGCAGTGCCGACGGCCTCAGCTGCGCCGTCTCTCTCCCGCAAAATGCAACACCCGCGCAGCGCTGCGCCGCCATCAAGCGACAATGCGGCGGCAAGTTCTATGCGAGCGCGTGCGGGGACAAGCTGATGTCGGCAGTGAACTGAGGGAGTTGGCGCACCATGACTAATGTCATCCCGGCCGTGGCGGGACGACATTGTGGACTCTCCAGAACAAATTAAGAACACTTTAGCAAGTCTTTGATATATCATTGTGATTCGGCGCATTGCCGACACAACATCTAGGGTCTGACGTCAGTCGCGAGGACTACATGTCCACCATTGCCTTCGATCAATTTGCCCTCACCCGGATCGCCGATTTCGCGCGGTCGCTGTCGCGGCTGCATCAGGCGGCGCGACGCCATGCTGTCGATGACGACCAATTCGACCGCGAGTTCAACGCGGTGTGCCAGTCGATCTGGGGCTACACCATCGACGACATCAGCGACGATCTGTTCGCGCCCGAGGATCATCACTTTCTTGACACGCTGGACGAGGCGCATGCGCGAATCTTCGCGGCCGAGCAGGGTTATGACCTCGTTGGCGATCAGGGCATGCTGACCGACTGGTGGGGGTTCTGCTGGATGATCCTCGCCGAGAAGCGCGGTCTGCTGACGCCGGAGAACCGCGCCGCCGCGCGCGCGGCCATCGAGGAGAAATATCTGGCGGCGCCGAACGTGATTGGGGTGATTATCGGGCCGTGAGGCTCTCTTCTCCGGCATTGCGAGCGTAGCGAAGCAATCCAGAATCTTTCCGTGAAGGGATCCTGGATTGCTTCGTCGTAAGGGCTCCTCGCAATGACAGCTTGGCCCAGGGCCAGGGCCTTAATCCAGTTCCGCCCGCTTCGCCGGTTTCGCCTGTGGCTTCGGCGGCGTCACATCGGGCAGCCTCTCCCGCACGATCTCGGCGGGCGGCGCATCGGCCGCGACCGTTTCCGCCCGCACCGGCGCGACCTTCATTTCGCCGAGCCGGGTGCGGACCTGTGCGGTGAGGCCGGGATAGGAGGCCACAGGAGTGAATTCAGCGGTCTGCTCCTGGCCGAGGCGGACGCCGGTATAGGCGACGAGGCCGTCGGTGGTGGCGATGACGTCGCCGGCCTTCAGCGAGGAGTCGAGCGCCAGGTCGACAGGAGCGAGCCCGGCCGGCTCGCGGCCGTTGCAGGTGCAGTCGGCGCGCAGCGCCTTGCGATAGGCGAACGCGTTCTCGCTGTCGGCGTAGCGCTCGCCGGTCTGGCTATAAGCGCCGTCGATCGAAGAGCCGAAAAACACCTTGGTGGCGCTTGCAGGACAGAAGGCCTGACACATCTGTGCCGGCGAGGCGAGGCCGCGCATCAACGGAAAATATTTGCCGTCGCAGCTGCGCACGCAGAAGGCGGGTCCGGAGCCGCCGGCCGCTGCCGAGCGGGTCGGCGGCACATATTGCGGCTGAACGGCCGGGTTCTGCTGGCCGCTGAAGGGATCGGCGTAGGAATTCGCCTGCTGCGGCACGTCACGCTGCGGCCGCTGCTGCATTCCGCCGAAAAAGAAGTCGAACAGGCCTTCGGCCGAAACGGGGGCCGGAGCTGCGAGCAGCGTGCTTGCGAAAGTGGCGGCCACAAGCATCGCGCGACGCCGCCGGCGGGCATGGGACATGATCGTACGCAACGCTTACTCCACCCAACGCTACCGAACCGGCTGGGGCCCTCACGGGTCTCAGCACATGATTCACCATAAAGCCGGATGGTAAATGAGGCGTTGAGGATGGCTCGAATGCTGCGCAGCGCACCCGCAGCGAAAGGCTTTAATCCTTCAAAAATTCCGACGCCTTGTACAGCGAGCGGAACGGCAGACCCGCCGCGCCGAAGGTGTCGGTGGCGCCTTCCTCGCGGTCGACCATGGTCAGCACCAGCACGACTTCAGCGCCGGTCTCGCGCACGGATTCCACCGCCTTCATCGCCGAGCCGCCTGTCGTGGTGACGTCCTCGACGATCACGACGCGCTTGCCGGCCAGCGTCTCGCCCTTCGGCAGTCCCTCGATCGCGAGCCTGGCGCCATGCTCTTTCGGCTTCTTGCGCACGAAGAAGGCCGCGATCGGATGACCCTTGATCCAGGAGATCTGCGCCAGCGCGCCGGCCAGCGGCACCGCGCCCATTTCCAGCCCGCCGATGAAATCGAGATTGTCGTCCTTCAGCGCCTCGTAGGTCAGCTCGGCAAGCAGCGTCGCGCCCTCGGGGTCCAGCATGGTCGGCTTCAGGTTGAAGTAGAAATCACTCTTGCGGCCCGACGCCAGCGTCACCTCGCCTCGCCCGAAGGAGCGGCGGCGGATGATTTCGAACAGGCGGGCGCGGGAGGCAGATTTCGACACGGTGGTCCCTCAGGGGCGTTCTTGGGAGGTGGCGGAATTTATCCGCGACGGCCGCGACATTCCAGAGGGGGCGTCCCCCGTCAACAGGGATCGGCCATCCCGGTCGGGCGGTTGTGGGGCCGCAACTTTCCGGAGTAGGTGGATGCCCGCTACCTCGGGGAAGGAAACAGGAAATGACCATCGAGCTGTACACCTGGAACACACCGAACGGCCGCAAAATCTCGGTCGCGTTGGAGGAAATGGGCCTGCCCTACAAGGTGGTCCCGGTGAACATCACCAAGGGCGAGCAGATGGACCCTCGGTTCCTCGAGCTCTCCCCCAACAACAAGATTCCCGCGATCCTCGATCCCGAGGGCCCGGACGGCAAGCCCGTCAGCATCTTCGAATCCGGGGCCATCCTGCTTTATCTCGGCGAAAAGACAGGCAAATTCCTGCCGAAATCGCTTGGCGCGCGCATCCCCGTCTACGAATGGCTGATGTGGCAGATGGGCGGTTTCGGCCCGATCCCCGGCCAGGTGCATCATTTCATTGCGCTCGAAAACGAGCAGGACCGCGCCTACGGCCTGAAGCGCTTCATGGCCGAGACCCGCCGGCTCTACGGCGTGCTGGACCGCCGCCTCGAGGGCCGCGACTTCGTCGCCGGCGATCTCTCGGTCGCCGATTTCGCCATCCTGGGCTGGGCCTGGCGCCATCCCCGCCACAAGGTCGATCTGGCCGACTTCCCCAACGTCAAGCGCTGGTACGACGCCCTGATGGCCCGCCCGGCGGTGAGAAGGGGCATGGAGGCGAAGCTGGATTGAGGTGACGGTGTCGTCGCCCGGCTTGACCGGGCGACCCAGTACGCCGCGGCGGCTCGATTCAGCCGCGCTGTCTCGGAGTACTGGATGCCCCGCTTTCGCGGAGCATGACAGTGTGCCCCTTCACACCTTCCGCGCTTCCACGGCCATCCGCACGGCAAGACCGGCCAGCACTGTGCCCATCAGCCAGCGTTGCACCAGCATCCAGCTTGGCCGGTTCGCGAGAAACAGGGCGATCGAGCCGGCGGCGAGCGCGATCATCGCGTTGACGCTGACGCTGATCGCGATCTGGATGGCGCCCAGCGCGACCGACTGGGTCAGCACGCTGCCGGCGGTGGGGTCGATGAACTGGGGCAGCAGCGCCAGATACAGCATCGCAATCTTCGGATTGAGCAGGTTGGTGACGAACCCCATCGTGAACAATTTCCGCGGGCTGTCGATCGCGAGCTGCTTCACCTGAAACGGCGAGCGCCCACCCGGCTTCATCGCCTGCCAGGCCAGCCACAGCATGTAGCCGGCGCCGGCAAAGCGCAGCGCGTCATATGCAAAGGGAATGGCGAGCAGCAGCGCGGTGATGCCGAATGCCGCGCATAGCATGTAGAACACGAAGCCGAGCGCGACGCCGCCGAGCGAGACGATCCCCGCCGCCGGCCCCTGCGTGATCGAGCGCGAGATCAGATAGATCATGTTGGGCCCGGGCGTGAGCACGAGGCCGAGACAGACGAGGGCGAAGCCGAGTAGGGCGGAGGTGTGGGGCATGGATGAACCGGTGCGGGAGACGCGTCGATTCTAATATGCGCGGCGCTGAGGGGCCATCACGCAATTGCACGGAGGACAATTGAGTAGACGTTATCTCACCTCAGTGTCGTCCCGGCGTTCGCCGCCGCCTGATCGAGTGCAGGCGGAGGCAAGAGCAGCCTCAATGCGCCTCGTCCCAGTTCGTGGCCGCGCGGACGTCGACGTGCAGCGGCACCGACAGCAGTACGGCCGGGAACGGCGCGTCCTGCATGACGTGCTGCACGACGGGAAGCGTCTTTTCGACCTCCGCGTCCGGGACCTCGAAGATCAATTCGTCATGCACCTGGAGCAGCATCTGTGCCGAAAGCTTCTTCTCGGCCAGCGCGTCCTCGACCCGCGTCATGGCGCGGCGGATAATGTCGGCTGCGGTACCTTGAAGTCGCGCGTTGATCGCCGCGCGCTCGTTGAAGGCGCGCACCGAGGCGTTGGAGGCCTTGATGTCGGGATAGTGGCACTTGCGGCCGAACAGCGTGGTGACGTAGCCGTGCTGTCGGCAGAAATCGCGCGTCTCGTCCATATAGGCGCGGATGCCGGGGAAGCGCTCGAAATACTTCTTGATGTAGGCCGACGCCTCTTCACGGGCGATGCCGAGCTGGTTGGCGAGGCCGAACGCTGAGATGCCGTAGATGATGCCGAAATTGATCGCCTTGGCGCGGCGGCGGATCTCGCTCGGCATGCCCTTGATCGCCACGCCGAACATTTCCGATGCCGTCATCGCGTGAATATCGAGACCGTCGCGGAACGCCTGCTTCAGCACCGGAATGTCGGCGATCTCGGCCAGCAGCCGCAGCTCGATCTGCGAATAGTCGGCCGAGACGAGCTTGTGCCCCGGCGTTGCGATGAAGGCGCGTCGGATTTTTCGGCCGTCATCGGTACGGACAGGAATGTTCTGCAGGTTCGGCTCGTTCGAGGACAGGCGGCCCGTCGTGGTTGCGGCCAGCGCGTAAGTGGTGTGCACGCGGTGGGTCTGCGGATTGACATAGGTCGGCAGCGCGTCCGTGTAGGTCGATTTCAGTTTCGAGACCTGGCGCCATTCCAGGATTTTCCGCGGAAAATCGTGGCCCTGCTCGGCGAGCTCGTCGAGCACCTGCGCGGTGGTTGACCACGCGCCTGTCTTGGTCTTGGTGCCGCCAGGCAACCCCATCTTGCCGAAGAGGATGTCGCCGATCTGCTTCGGGCTGCCGACGTTGACCGGCTCGCCGGCGATCTCCTGGATCTCGGCCTCGACGCGCGCCGCCGTCTGGGCGAAGTCGCCTGATAGCCGCGACAGCACCTGGCGGTCGATCGAGATGCCACGACGCTCCATGCGCGCGAGCACCGCGACCAACGGCCGCTCCAGCGTCTCGTAGACGGTGTTCATGTGCTCGGCGACGAGGCGCGGCTTCAGCACGCGCCAGACCCGCAAGGCGATGTCGGCGCCTTCGGCGGACAGCGGCGCGGCCTTGTCGATCGGCACCTGGTCGAAGGTGATCTTGCCCTTGCCGCTGCCGAGCAGCTCGCTCTCCTTCAGCATGGCATGGCCGAACCAGCGCTCGGACAATGATTCCAGCGCATGCGAGCCGCGGCCGGCATCGAGCACGTAGGAGATCAGCTGCGCATCGTCTGTGTTGCGCAACGTGATGCCGTGCTGCGCCAGCATCACGGCGGTGAACTTGACGTCGAAGCCGATCTTGAGAATGCCCGATGATTCCAGCACCGGCCGCAGCGCATGAAGCGCGTCTTCGTGCCTGACCTGATCGGGCGCGAGGCCCGCGTCGAACAAGCCGCCGTCGCCGCCGGATTGCTTGTGCGCCAGCGGCACATAACAGGCCTCGTTCGGGCCCAGCGCCAGCGCGATGCCGCAGAGATCGGCCTGCATCGGATCAATCGAGTTTCCGCGCAGTTCGACCGCGACATGGCCGGTGTCATGGATCCGTGCGATGAAGGCGTTGAGCTCTTTCAGCGTCTTGATGGCTTGATACTTGCCTCGGTCGACCGGCAGCTTGCGCAGCGCCTCCTCGCGCGCCGCGGCAAGTGAGACCGGCGCACCCTTCGGGCTCGCGGCCTTGTCCTCCTTGCCCGCCGATTTGTTGGGCTCGCCCGGCCGGGCTTGCGTCGGGCTACCGGATCCCGGTGCTGGCACGACGTCCGAAGGCGGCAGCGGCGTGAATACGCTCGCGCCTTTCGCGTAGCCGGGATCGGCATCCACATTGGCCGGATCGATCTGCGAATATTCGGCGACGCGCCGTGTCAGCGTTGTGAACTCCATCGCCTTCAGGAAGGCAATCAGCTTGCGCGGATCGGGCTCGTGGACGGCCAGATCGTCCAGCGGCACCTCCAGTTCGACCTTGTCGTCGAGCAGTACCAGCTGCCGCGAGATCCGCGCCTTCTCGGCGTTCTCGATCAGCGCCTCGCGGCGCTTGGGCTGCTTGATCTCGGTCGCGCGGAAGAGGAGCTGCTCGAGATCGCCATATTCGACGATCAGTTGGGCAGCGGTCTTGATGCCGATGCCGGGGACGCCCGGCACGTTGTCGGTGGAATCGCCGGCGAGTGCCTGCACCTCGACCACTTTCTCCGGCGGCACGCCGAATTTCTCGATCACCTCCGGGATGCCGATACGACGATCCTTCATGGTGTCGTACATGGTGACGCAATCGGTGACGAGCTGCATCAGGTCCTTGTCGGAGGACACGATGGTCGCGCTGGCGCCGCGCTCGCAGGCCTGCCGCACATAGGTCGCGATGAGATCGTCGGCCTCGAAGCCGACTTGCTCCAGGCAGGGCAGATCGAAGGCGCGCACTGCCTCACGGATCAAAGCGAATTGCGGGATCAGATCGTCAGGCGCCGGCGGCCGGTGCGCCTTGTAGTCTGGATAGATCTTGTTGCGGAAGGTGATTTCCGACTTGTCGAAGATGATGGCCAGATGCGTCGGCCGGTTGTCCTCGGGCATATCGCGCAGCAGCTTCCACAACATGTTGCAGAAGCCGAGCACGGCATTGACCTGCAAGCCGTCGGACTTGCGGTTCAGCGGCGGCAGCGCGTGATAGGCGCGGAAAATGTAGGAGGAACCGTCGACCAGGAAGACGTGGTCGCCCTTGCCGGCCGCTTTGGCGGCAACCGGTCTGGCAGCAGCTTTGGCAGCAGTGGCCTTGGTCTCGGCGGGCTTTGGCGCAGCAGCCTTGGTGTCAGCTTTGGCGGTGGTCTTCGGGGATGTTTTGGGCATGGCCGCAATGTATGAACTTTTGCGACCTTTGACAGCCTTGGGAGGCGGATTTTTGGGCTGGTAGCGCGGCTATCCCCCGCTGTCATTCCCCGCGAAAGCGGAGGAATCCAGTACGCCGCGGCTTCTCGGTTCAATCGCTGGCGCCTCGGCGTACTGGGTCGCCCGGTCTAGCCGGGCGACGACACCGAGAACTCTGCTACTCCGCCGCCTGCAAGGCCGGCCCGGTCTTCCTCGGCGCGATCCAGAATGCATCTGGCCGCTCGAACAGGAAGTGTGCATTGAGCCGCAGCGCGGCGTGCCAGATGGCGAGCGATCCGAGTACGCCAACGATGGTGACGATCAGGGAAACCATGCCGATGTCGGGAATGATGCCCGTCTGCAGCAGCACTGTCCGGGTCGTCGCCATCGGCAGGAAGAAGGCCAGATAGATCACGATCGAATTCTCGCCGCAGAAGCGCAGGCCATTGAGCCAATGCGCGCGCGCGAGCAACGTGCCGGTCGTGATGATCGCGCAGGCGCCGGCGAAGCCGAGCAGCAGTGACACGATCTTCCACTCGCTTGCGCCTGATGCAACGAGGCCGGCATCGACCAGCGCCCAGGTCGCTAGCGCGGCGAGTGCAAGCGCGGGATGGTTTCGCGCGCGATCCGACAGTGCGAATACGTAGGGCGCGAACAAATAGCCCGAGTAGAAATAGACGAAGCGTGCGCAGAACTCGTCGATCACGGTCCAGCCGGTCGCGATGCGCGCGGTATCCAGCGCGGCGGCGGCGAACCAGATCGCGAGCGGCGGGAATCGGCGTGTCAGTTTTGTGACGACAAAGAAGATCGGCAGCAGGTAGATGAACCAGAGCGTGCCGAACGGCTCGATGAAGGATTCGAGATACAGCAGGCCCACGTCACGCCAGCCGATTTCAGCGGCAAAGGCGGGGGCCTTGAAGCCGAACTGGATTGTCACCCAGACGACATAAAAATAGGCGAAATGCACCACCTTGCGGTCGAGATAGGTTCGCCAGTCGCGATCGATCACCAAAGGCAGGAACAGGCCCGAAATCAGGAAGAAGTCAGGCATCCGGAACGGTTTTGCGAAGGCCACCACGACATGCATAAAACCGGTTTTTCCGGCCGCGAGCTCGACCCCCAGCACCGAATGCATCATCACGACCATGATGATGCAGATGCCCTTGGCATAATCGACCCAGTCGACACGCGCGGCC encodes:
- a CDS encoding glycogen/starch/alpha-glucan phosphorylase, which gives rise to MQDQSFQPNSPAAGQPIDELALAEIKGTILAKLRLAIGKDAGMATKHDWYQAAALALRDRIVHRWLTVEKHSYDAGRKRVYYLSLEFLIGRLFTDALNNMGLLKIFEVALGDLGVSLPELRKCEPDAALGNGGLGRLAACFMESMATLSIPAIGYGIRYDYGLFRQIINQGWQQEYPDEWLGFGNPWELQRPEVIYDVNFGGGVEHIDDKGRDRAIWHPAETVQAIAYDTPIVGWRGQHVNALRLWSARSPDPLKLDAFNMGDYVSASAEQSRAEAICKFLYPNDESPAGRELRLRQEYFFVSASLQDLVKRHLASDGQLRSLSSKVAVQLNDTHPSLAVTELMRILVDLHNFRWDEAWKITVATLSYTNHTLLPEALETWPVELFERLLPRHLEIIYRINVQHLALAEARAPGDIDFRASVSLIDEKSGRRVRMGQLAFVGSHRINGVSAMHSDLMRETVFHDLNHLYPGRITNKTNGITFRRWLMLANPRLTDLLREVCGDAVLDDPTQLSQIESRASDVEFQKKFRSVKLHNKTALARLIGERLGIKVDPTALFDVQIKRIHEYKRQLLNIIETVALYQSIKDDPNGNWVPRVKIFAGKAAASYKYAKLIIKLINDVAEIVNNDPSIGGKLKVVFLPDYNVSLAEVIIPAADLSEQISTAGMEASGTGNMKLALNGAITIGTLDGANIEIRDQVGVENIAIFGMEAGDVMIRRKQGLDASDVIRNSPKLQRAINAIGAGEFSPGDPGRFESIAHALRYLDHYMVSADFDSYYEAQRAVDARWQVAPAWTRASILNVARMAWFSSDRTIREYAEEIWNVPVNPSTPLLPNLRDAAG
- a CDS encoding DUF2865 domain-containing protein translates to MLVAATFASTLLAAPAPVSAEGLFDFFFGGMQQRPQRDVPQQANSYADPFSGQQNPAVQPQYVPPTRSAAAGGSGPAFCVRSCDGKYFPLMRGLASPAQMCQAFCPASATKVFFGSSIDGAYSQTGERYADSENAFAYRKALRADCTCNGREPAGLAPVDLALDSSLKAGDVIATTDGLVAYTGVRLGQEQTAEFTPVASYPGLTAQVRTRLGEMKVAPVRAETVAADAPPAEIVRERLPDVTPPKPQAKPAKRAELD
- the pyrE gene encoding orotate phosphoribosyltransferase, whose protein sequence is MSKSASRARLFEIIRRRSFGRGEVTLASGRKSDFYFNLKPTMLDPEGATLLAELTYEALKDDNLDFIGGLEMGAVPLAGALAQISWIKGHPIAAFFVRKKPKEHGARLAIEGLPKGETLAGKRVVIVEDVTTTGGSAMKAVESVRETGAEVVLVLTMVDREEGATDTFGAAGLPFRSLYKASEFLKD
- a CDS encoding glutathione S-transferase family protein gives rise to the protein MTIELYTWNTPNGRKISVALEEMGLPYKVVPVNITKGEQMDPRFLELSPNNKIPAILDPEGPDGKPVSIFESGAILLYLGEKTGKFLPKSLGARIPVYEWLMWQMGGFGPIPGQVHHFIALENEQDRAYGLKRFMAETRRLYGVLDRRLEGRDFVAGDLSVADFAILGWAWRHPRHKVDLADFPNVKRWYDALMARPAVRRGMEAKLD
- a CDS encoding LysE family translocator gives rise to the protein MPHTSALLGFALVCLGLVLTPGPNMIYLISRSITQGPAAGIVSLGGVALGFVFYMLCAAFGITALLLAIPFAYDALRFAGAGYMLWLAWQAMKPGGRSPFQVKQLAIDSPRKLFTMGFVTNLLNPKIAMLYLALLPQFIDPTAGSVLTQSVALGAIQIAISVSVNAMIALAAGSIALFLANRPSWMLVQRWLMGTVLAGLAVRMAVEARKV
- the polA gene encoding DNA polymerase I; this encodes MPKTSPKTTAKADTKAAAPKPAETKATAAKAAARPVAAKAAGKGDHVFLVDGSSYIFRAYHALPPLNRKSDGLQVNAVLGFCNMLWKLLRDMPEDNRPTHLAIIFDKSEITFRNKIYPDYKAHRPPAPDDLIPQFALIREAVRAFDLPCLEQVGFEADDLIATYVRQACERGASATIVSSDKDLMQLVTDCVTMYDTMKDRRIGIPEVIEKFGVPPEKVVEVQALAGDSTDNVPGVPGIGIKTAAQLIVEYGDLEQLLFRATEIKQPKRREALIENAEKARISRQLVLLDDKVELEVPLDDLAVHEPDPRKLIAFLKAMEFTTLTRRVAEYSQIDPANVDADPGYAKGASVFTPLPPSDVVPAPGSGSPTQARPGEPNKSAGKEDKAASPKGAPVSLAAAREEALRKLPVDRGKYQAIKTLKELNAFIARIHDTGHVAVELRGNSIDPMQADLCGIALALGPNEACYVPLAHKQSGGDGGLFDAGLAPDQVRHEDALHALRPVLESSGILKIGFDVKFTAVMLAQHGITLRNTDDAQLISYVLDAGRGSHALESLSERWFGHAMLKESELLGSGKGKITFDQVPIDKAAPLSAEGADIALRVWRVLKPRLVAEHMNTVYETLERPLVAVLARMERRGISIDRQVLSRLSGDFAQTAARVEAEIQEIAGEPVNVGSPKQIGDILFGKMGLPGGTKTKTGAWSTTAQVLDELAEQGHDFPRKILEWRQVSKLKSTYTDALPTYVNPQTHRVHTTYALAATTTGRLSSNEPNLQNIPVRTDDGRKIRRAFIATPGHKLVSADYSQIELRLLAEIADIPVLKQAFRDGLDIHAMTASEMFGVAIKGMPSEIRRRAKAINFGIIYGISAFGLANQLGIAREEASAYIKKYFERFPGIRAYMDETRDFCRQHGYVTTLFGRKCHYPDIKASNASVRAFNERAAINARLQGTAADIIRRAMTRVEDALAEKKLSAQMLLQVHDELIFEVPDAEVEKTLPVVQHVMQDAPFPAVLLSVPLHVDVRAATNWDEAH
- a CDS encoding acyltransferase family protein produces the protein MARSGTSAADSGLPKASAAARVDWVDYAKGICIIMVVMMHSVLGVELAAGKTGFMHVVVAFAKPFRMPDFFLISGLFLPLVIDRDWRTYLDRKVVHFAYFYVVWVTIQFGFKAPAFAAEIGWRDVGLLYLESFIEPFGTLWFIYLLPIFFVVTKLTRRFPPLAIWFAAAALDTARIATGWTVIDEFCARFVYFYSGYLFAPYVFALSDRARNHPALALAALATWALVDAGLVASGASEWKIVSLLLGFAGACAIITTGTLLARAHWLNGLRFCGENSIVIYLAFFLPMATTRTVLLQTGIIPDIGMVSLIVTIVGVLGSLAIWHAALRLNAHFLFERPDAFWIAPRKTGPALQAAE